A region of Culicoides brevitarsis isolate CSIRO-B50_1 chromosome 1, AGI_CSIRO_Cbre_v1, whole genome shotgun sequence DNA encodes the following proteins:
- the LOC134827665 gene encoding uncharacterized protein LOC134827665 yields MTRRRVKSAFWLTRRISKYIAILGCFAAFTNFNVAATTATTTNVTPKFGDRLLPRRTFNLDEKYQKDSAGFFLHSSKQYNNNVMQKSVEHAQSDEIINDNNEQYFASAEQEDAERDSIKNDINKNYSDNESNSHETQKINNNDNSSKLVENNIDSVTQSIENSKNNLDYYTVVHKDDLKSDNQIKLNNSTSAQAHRLEMSTEFFVVPSTKASTIVSPTQRSTTLRPGGVIFATKTTATPPTVILANLTGLRKEPWVVPILIFACISMLMMAGFEVFVLFKAWRTTPSRRHLFLGQMLLLGLFACSGLAAVLTANPTPLTCGAIRFGSGLAFTLVFASLLVKCVFLISLNGGVYLPAPYQALLLLFAVLIQIAIGTQWLITSPPSVDNVVVPATGTAISSRYHLLLTSGELSSLNPTIPLCHTPFSDLLLSLVYVVFLIVFVSILAIKSRGIRDNYREATYIGLAIAGAIPIWLGWTLCGLAVADRHRDACLAFGLVATSSTVFLVMFMPKGRQLAAMGKEGLYVEDREERFSSLSRTGSGYSPSFFHFKPIKYGVMGQSQSPTPNTNTVNGYSSTKHQAVATLGGADRLLSLIAAPPSYTRMYHYYPAAHMTHPFCYYPSPMPPARYPPGLFMRPDDANLYTTLEQTMSSNPNVYFQRGVVHPGMMY; encoded by the exons ATGACTCGTCGACGGGTAAAGTCGGCTTTTTGGCTGACGCGAAGAATATCAAAGTACATAGCGATTTTGGGTTGCTTTGCTGCATTCACGAATTTTAATGTGGCAGCAACaacagcgacgacgacgaacgttACACCGAAATTTGGCGATCGACTGTTGCCGCGCCGAACATTCAACTtggatgaaaaatatcaaaaagatTCTGCGGGATTTTTCCTGCATTCCAGCAAGCAGTACAATAATAATGTCATGCAGAAAAGTGTCGAGCATGCACAAAgtgatgaaataattaatgataataatgagcAATACTTCGCGAGTGCCGAGCAAGAAGACGCAGAACgagattcaattaaaaatgatattaataaaaattacagtgATAATGAAAGCAACTCTCacgaaacgcaaaaaattaataataatgataatagcAGTAAATTAgtagaaaataatattgatagTGTTACCCAAAGCAtagaaaatagcaaaaataatCTAGATTACTATACGGTAGTGCATAAGGACGACTTAAAAAGtgataatcaaataaaattaaataattcgacGTCGGCGCAAGCGCATCGCTTGGAAATGTCAACAGAATTTTTCGTTGTGCCATCCACAAAAGCCTCCACGATCGTCAGTCCCACGCAGCGATCGACCACTCTGCGTCCCGGAGGCGTAATTTTCGCGACAAAAACAACCGCCACACCGCCAACAGTCATTCTCGCGAACTTAACGGGTCTCCGAAAGGAGCCATGGGTCGTGCCGATACTCATTTTCGCTTGCATCTCGATGCTCATGATGGCAGGCTTCGaagtttttgtgctttttaagGCGTGGCGCACAACCCCAAGTCGTCGTCATTTGTTCCTCGGGCAAATGTTGCTTCTTGGGCTATTCGCGTGTTCCGGGCTCGCTGCTGTCCTTACAGCAAATCCCACGCCTTTGACATGCGGCGCGATACGATTCGGTTCAGGACTCGCATTCACCTTGGTTTTTGCGTCGCTTTTGGTGAAATGTGTCTTTTTGATTAGCTTGAATGGCGGCGTTTATTTGCCCGCGCCATATCAAGCACTTTTACTGCTTTTTGCGGTGCTAATTCAAATTGCGATAGGCACACAATGGCTCATCACGTCGCCTCCCTCAGTCGATAATGTAGTTGTGCCTGCGACGGGAACTGCGATTTCGAGTCGGTATCATTTGTTGTTGACTTCCGGGGAGTTGTCGTCACTAAATCCGACAATTCCGCTGTGTCACACGCCGTTTTCGGATTTGTTGCTGTCGCTCGTTTACGTTGTTTTTCTCATCGTTTTTGTGTCGATTTTGGCAATTAAATCACGCGGAATTCGAGATAATTATCGGGAAGCGACGTATATTGGGCTTGCGATTGCAGGCGCAATTCCCATTTGGCTTGGATGGACCTTGTGTGGATTAGCGGTTGCTGATCGTCATCGAGATGCATGTTTGGCGTTTGGATTAGTTGCGACGTCGTCAACGGTATTTTTGGTGATGTTTATGcctaaag GACGACAATTGGCAGCAATGGGCAAAGAAGGTTTATACGTAGAAGATCGCGAAGAGCGATTTAGCTCATTAAGTCGCACCGGATCCGGATATTCGCCTTCTTTCTTCCATTTCAAACCCATCAAGTACGGCGTGATGGGACAATCGCAAAGTCCAACGCCAAACACGAATACCGTAAATGGTTACAGCTCTACAAAACATCAAGCTGTCGCAACACTCGGAGGAG CGGATCGATTATTATCACTGATAGCGGCGCCTCCGAGTTACACACGCATGTATCATTATTATCCAGCTGCACATATGACACATCCTTTTTGTTATTATCCTTCACCAATGCCTCCAGCACGATATCCTCCAG GCCTTTTTATGCGACCAGATGATGCCAATTTGTACACGACGTTGGAGCAAACGATGAGCAGCAATCCAAATGTTTATTTCCAGCGCGGAGTCGTTCATCCGGGAATGATGTACTAA
- the LOC134838152 gene encoding serine-rich adhesin for platelets codes for MSENQNSINSNELEANMGEIPADNTRKSAEQGDSNLTTTTNNQNILVNGNADPTTQTLDGVFRTREENPFSFKHFLKRDNNNPGASAAAAASTTTTSTTNSTTTTNNICHSRSSTSILNGDTLTPSKSATTSSLNQNQHTGARPKIPQFQSVHALGTGGESKMKRSPRFPSFDSQSSLSELSDERSSMFHSRSNSSFNSDYPVQRSFSNYDIESPTTESPKYDRKVNSIQQNASPSHPHHNYTGRGSSSEANRSTANRHMGTSEFSAALPDFVQDHLVMEQWYHGLSNSPKSHSPVSVDFEHLPDFTINNLADGQNVSSNRSNIAYVDLSNNLPLDLNSSPNHSNNRSRSARNPSPIIPLDLPRQNNDVRREQPPPDLPPDITEGQRGAFGYGSHSDMNRDQSTDKIQTLPDFLSDGPIHSSGRLADVTQDTPHFNSPDDPLTATISRLQADNDRLRNELDDCRQIIVNQTCRISELEHLLIEEQRARQAESNSQASSSTESSNSSLVAKLKQQIKQMSGEMQALRRENEALKREEGAVGGAGFQRQRGISRSSQLSRELRLAATTAESNLRQLLSGVENLRLMAANIETMDHLSDTVDDFLSDQDDDDDRFKGPAL; via the exons atgtcagaaaatcaaaattcgataaattcgAACGAATTAGAGGCAAACATGGGCGAAATTCCGGCAGATAATACGCGAAAAAGTGCGGAGCAAGGCGACTCGAATCTCACAACAACcacaaataatcaaaatatccTCGTAAACGGGAATGCTGATCCAA cgaCACAAACTCTCGATGGCGTCTTTCGAACACGCGAAGAGAATCCCTTTTCGTTCAAACATTTCCTCAAACGAGACAACAACAATCCAGGCGCTtcagctgctgctgctgcttcaaCAACGACGACTTCGACGACAAAttccacgacgacgacgaacaacaTCTGCCATAGTCGAAGTAGTACGTCGATTCTGAATGGAGACACCTTAACTCCCTCGAAATCTGCCACTACGTCTTCGCTAAATCAGAATCAACATACAGGCGCGCGACCAAAGATCCCGCAATTTCAGTCGGTGCATGCTCTGGGGACAGGAGGCGAGTCGAAAATGAAGCGTTCGCCGCGATTTCCATCATTTGACTCGCAATCAAGTCTTTCGGAGTTGTCAGATGAGCGTTCCAGCATGTTTCATAGTCGAAGTAACAGCTCTTTTAATTCAGATTATCCGGTTCAGAGATCATTTTCGAATTACGACATCGAGAGCCCGACAACGGAAAGTCCGAAATACGACAGAAAAGTGAATAGTATTCAACAAAATGCGTCGCCAAGTCATCCGCATCACAATTATACAGGACGAGGAAGTTCCTCCGAAGCAAATCGATCAACGGCAAATCGACACATGGGTACGTCGGAGTTTTCCGCTGCCTTGCCCGACTTTGTGCAAGATCATCTCGTCATGGAACAATGGTATCATGGCTTAAGTAACAGTCCCAAAAGTCATTCGCCCGTTTCTGTGGATTTTGAACATTTGCCCGATTTCACGATAAATAATTTGGCGGATGGGCAAAATGTTTCCTCGAATCGCAGTAACATCGCCTACGTCGATCTGAGTAATAATTTGCCTCTCGATCTGAATTCGAGTCCCAATCATTCGAATAATCGATCACGTTCAGCGAGAAATCCTTCGCCAATTATCCCGTTAGACTTGCCACGACAAAATAACGACGTGCGAAGGGAACAACCGCCGCCAGATTTGCCTCCGGACATCACAGAAGGACAACGAGGCGCTTTCGGATACGGAAGTCATTCCGACATGAACCGCGATCAGTCAACCGATAAAATCCAAACACTCCCGGATTTCTTGTCAGATGGTCCCATTCACTCTTCCGGGCGATTAGCTGACGTTACGCAAGATACGCCGCACTTTAATTCCCCCGATGATCCGCTAACGGCGACAATTTCGCGTCTTCAAGCCGACAACGATCGACTGAGAAACGAATTAGACGATTGTCGGCAAATTATTGTCAATCAAACGTGTCGCATAAGTGAGCTCGAACATTTGCTGATCGAAGAGCAACGAGCAAGACAAGCGGAAAGTAACTCGCAGGCGAGTTCGTCAACAGAAAGTAGTAATAGTAGTTTAGTTGCCAAGCTGAAGCAGCAAATTAAGCAAATGAGCGGGGAGATGCAGGCGTTGAGGAGGGAAAATGAAGCGTTGAAACGTGAAGAAGGCGCTGTGGGAGGCGCAGGTTTCCAGAGGCAAAGAGGAATCTCACGATCGAGTCAATTGTCGCGAGAATTGAGACTCGCAGCAACCACCGCAGAAAGTAATTTaag acaattatTATCCGGTGTGGAAAACTTACGACTTATGGCAGCTAATATAGAGACGATGGACCACCTTTCCGACACAGTAGATGACTTCCTCTCCGATcaagatgacgacgacgatcgcTTTAAAGGTCCCGCTctataa
- the LOC134838407 gene encoding puromycin-sensitive aminopeptidase-like — protein sequence MLKSSVKPFHYNLTFKPNAKTFEFDGKAEIDLKVLKETDTITLHALKLQITDVFLRFPDESELYTKEKSFDEANETVTFLFPSTIDAGSEVKLIIDFIGELSDNLKGFYRSKYFVGDEERYSFVTQLAPCDGRRCFPSIDEPAAKATFDITLIVEKHLTALSNMPVTTEFEDNNGLKVLKFDRTPVMSTYLVALVVGEYDFVEKRSADGVLCRVYTPLGKKEHGNFALETAVRVLPYYKEYFGIAYPLKKLDLIAIADFALGAMENFGLITFTEIRILVDPANTSLSIKQSVASIVAHEISHQWFGNLVTMEWWTHLWLNEGFATFMQFLCTDALFPEYEMWPQFVSGMYVAALQLDSLKNSHPIEVPVKNSSEIDEIFDAISYNKGASIIRMLHNFIGDADFRKGMNLYLTRHAYGNAETKDLWQALSECSNDKPVTRIMTNWVDKIGFPLVWVEKNEQKDGKRVLTLKQERFLADGSQTEDDTIWMIPLKVATAGNESALSCLFDQKSIEITIDNVEKDDWIKINPGTVTFCRTQYIRRRCWKLLRSTK from the exons ATGTTAAAATCCAGCGTTAAGCCTTTTCACTATAATTTGACCTTTAAACcgaatgccaaaaccttcgaATTCGATGGAAAAGCTGAGATCGATCTCAAG gtATTAAAAGAAACCGACACAATAACCTTACATGCCTTAAAATTGCAAATCACGGacgtatttttacgttttcCCGACGAAAGTGAACTTTACACAAAGGAAAAGTCCTTCGATGAAGCCAACGAGACCgtaacttttctttttccaAGCACCATTGATGCGGGAAGcgaagttaaattaataattgactTCATCGGCGAATTAAGCGATAATTTAAAGGGATTTTATCGCAGTAAATATTTCGTGGGCGATGAAGAGCGTTATTCGTTTGTTACTCAATTAGCGCCTTGCGATGGAAGACGCTGTTTCCCAAGCATTGATGAGCCGGCAGCAAAAGCTACTTTCGATATCACTTTGATCGTCGAGAAACATTTGACTGCGCTGTCAAATATGCCGGTAACGACTGAATTTGAGGACAATAATGGCTTAAAAGTGTTGAAATTCGATCGAACTCCCGTAATGTCGACTTATTTAGTGGCTTTGGTCGTCGGCGAAtacgattttgtcgaaaaacgaTCTGCAGATGGGGTTCTTTGTCGTGTCTATACGCCGCTCGGGAAGAAAGAACATGGAAATTTTGCCTTAGAAACCGCTGTGAGAGTTTTGCCTTATTACAAAGAATATTTCGGAATTGCATATCCGCTGAAAAAACTCGATCTCATTGCGATTGCTGACTTTGCCTTGGGCGCCATGGAAAATTTTGGCTTGATAACATTCACGGAAATTCGCATCTTAGTCGATCCCGCAAATACTTCGTTGTCCATCAAACAGAGCGTTGCCAGCATCGTCGCGCACGAAATTTCGCATCAATGGTTCGGGAATTTAGTGACGATGGAATGGTGGACTCATTTATGGCTCAATGAGGGATTTGCGacatttatgcaatttttgtgCACCGACGCACTGTTCCCCGAATACGAAATGTGGCCTCAATTTGTGTCGGGCATGTATGTTGCCGCTTTGCAACTCGATTCGCTCAAAAATTCGCATCCAATTGAAGTTCCCGTGAAAAATTCATCGGAAATTGACGAGATTTTCGATGCAATCAGTTACAACAAAGGCGCTTCGATTATTCGGATGCTTCATAATTTCATCGGAGACGCGGATTTTCGTAAAGGAATGAATTTGTATCTCACGAGACACGCTTATGGTAATGCAGAGACCAAAGATTTGTGGCAAGCGTTGTCTGAATGCTCAAATGATAAGCCAGTTACGAGAATAATGACGAATTGGGTAGATAAAATTGGATTTCCGCTCGTTTGGGTTgagaaaaatgagcaaaaagaTGGAAAACGTGTCCTGACGCTTAAACAAGAGCGATTTTTAGCAGATGGGAGTCAAACAGAAGATGATACAATTTGGATGATTCCGTTAAAAGTCGCAACAGCAGGAAATGAAAGTGCCTTGTCGTGTCTTTTTGATCAGAAAAGTATCGAAATTACGATTGATAATGTTGAAAAGGACGATTGGATCAAAATTAACCCGGGAACTGTCACTTTTTGTCGCACGCAGTATATCCGTCGGAGATGTTGGAAGCTTTTGAGAAGCACAAAGTAG
- the LOC134838204 gene encoding NPC intracellular cholesterol transporter 2 homolog a-like: MSRQFLLQFLCFLLGVFTVKALEVRSCSSKKPLPLGVTVDGCEKEPCKVVNKKKIHFAIDFEAPEDTEKLRAHAEAYLDNVQLPYEVPKEDLNACKFLKNAECPLKKGQKVHYELIAPVDAPITGPTVDLKFELKDDHDNSVFCIRAKVTIVEK; this comes from the exons ATGTCACGACAGTTTTTGctgcaatttttgtgttttttgctgGGCGTTTTCACAGTAAAGGCGCTCGAAGTGAGGTCTTGTAGTTCGAAGAAGCCCCTGCCGTTGGGAGTTACGGTCGATGGATGCGAGAAGGAGCCTTGTAAAGTTGtgaataagaagaaaattcattttgcgATCGATTTTGAAGCAC cGGAAGACACAGAAAAACTACGTGCTCATGCCGAAGCGTATCTCGACAACGTTCAACTCCCATACGAAGTCCCAAAAGAAGACTTAAATGCCtgtaaattccttaaaaacgCAGAATGCCCCCTGAAAAAGGGTCAAAAAGTGCATTACGAACTAATTGCACCTGTCGATGCGCCAATTACGGGCCCCACAGTCGACTTAAAGTTCGAACTCAAGGACGATCACGACAATTCCGTCTTTTGCATTAGAGCAAAAGTAACAattgtggaaaaataa
- the LOC134836724 gene encoding ras-related protein Ral-a, whose amino-acid sequence MVNKPTNGPALHKVIMVGSGGVGKSALTLQFMYDEFVEDYEPTKADSYRKKVVLDGEEVQIDILDTAGQEDYAAIRDNYFRSGEGFLCVFSITDDESFQATQEFREQILRVKNDENIPFLLVGNKCDLNSRRKVPLAECQSRAQAWGVPYVETSAKTRECVDKVFFDLMREIRSRKTETKQEAQKKPSKKRKLKCTII is encoded by the exons ATGGTAAACAAACCAACGAACGGACCAGCTCTTCATAAAGTGATCATGGTCGGCAGTGGCGGCGTTGGAAAATCCGCCCTCACCTTGCAATTCATGTATGACGAGTTCGTGGAGGATTATGAACCAACAAAAGCCGACAGTTATCgcaaaaag GTTGTTTTGGACGGCGAAGAAGTACAAATTGATATTCTAGATACAGCGGGTCAGGAAGATTATGCTGCCATTAGAGATAATTATTTTCGTAGCGGAGAGGGATTTTTATGCGTGTTCTCAATAACGGACGACGAGAGTTTTCAGGCAACTCAAGAATTCAG GGAACAAATATTGCGTgtaaaaaacgatgaaaacaTACCATTTCTATTAGTTGGTAATAAATGTGATTTGAATTCGCGACGCAAGGTACCGTTAGCCGAATGTCAATCACGTGCCCAAGCATGGGGAGTGCCGTACGTTGAGACATCCGCAAAAACAAGGGAATGCGTGGATAAG GTATTCTTTGATCTAATGCGCGAGATACGATCACGGAAGACGGAAACCAAGCAAGAAGCTCAGAAGAAACCCAGCAAAAAACGCAAACTCAAATGCACAATTATCTAG